Proteins co-encoded in one Cupriavidus taiwanensis genomic window:
- a CDS encoding porin, with the protein MPRTSLADRALLGACCAVLCAPALAAGNLAVYGRLNTSIEYSRASTASDGTDTGAVVRLNNNRSVFGLRGEEDLGGALTAVWQIESALSLDSGQGQIASRNSRIGLQGNHGLLFLGHWHTPYTEATMGYDPYYPTTAGYMALMGNGSASSTDNVENTSAFDRRQKNIVQYRSPRWAGVSLWLGWGLPEEKATVARDPALYSVAAVYERGPLNATLAWERHQHYQAAGRNDDALKAGVAWQLRPGTRLAAVAEHLHYRTDTGDLQRNAYYASLVQQVGTGSVRIGVAYAANGTGASTDTIGFFRSGAQTHATQVTVGYDYPLSRRTALYAYYSRIDNADNAIYDFAINDLGIRAGADPQTFALGLRHIF; encoded by the coding sequence ATGCCGCGCACTAGCCTGGCCGACCGTGCGCTGCTGGGTGCGTGCTGCGCAGTGCTGTGCGCGCCTGCGCTGGCGGCCGGCAACCTCGCCGTCTACGGCCGCCTGAACACCTCCATCGAGTACAGCCGCGCCAGCACCGCAAGCGACGGCACCGATACCGGCGCAGTCGTGCGCCTGAACAACAACCGCTCGGTCTTCGGCCTGCGCGGCGAAGAAGACCTGGGCGGCGCGCTCACGGCCGTGTGGCAGATCGAAAGCGCGTTGTCGCTCGATTCCGGCCAGGGCCAGATCGCCAGCCGCAATTCGCGCATCGGCCTGCAGGGCAATCATGGCCTGCTGTTCCTGGGTCACTGGCACACGCCCTACACCGAGGCCACCATGGGCTACGACCCGTACTACCCGACCACCGCCGGCTATATGGCGCTGATGGGCAACGGCTCGGCCTCGAGCACGGACAATGTCGAGAACACCAGCGCGTTCGACCGGCGCCAGAAGAATATCGTGCAGTACCGCTCGCCGCGCTGGGCCGGCGTCAGCCTGTGGCTGGGCTGGGGCTTGCCCGAGGAAAAGGCCACCGTCGCGCGCGATCCCGCGCTGTATTCGGTGGCGGCGGTCTATGAGCGCGGCCCGCTCAACGCGACGCTGGCCTGGGAGCGCCACCAGCACTACCAGGCCGCCGGCCGCAACGACGACGCGCTCAAGGCCGGCGTGGCGTGGCAGCTGCGCCCCGGCACGCGCCTGGCCGCGGTGGCCGAACACCTGCACTACCGCACCGATACCGGCGACCTGCAGCGCAACGCGTACTATGCCTCGCTGGTGCAGCAGGTCGGCACCGGCAGCGTGCGCATCGGCGTGGCCTACGCCGCCAACGGCACCGGAGCGTCGACCGACACCATCGGCTTCTTTCGCAGCGGTGCGCAGACCCACGCCACCCAGGTCACGGTCGGCTACGATTATCCGCTGTCGCGGCGCACGGCGCTGTACGCGTACTACAGCCGCATCGACAATGCGGACAATGCGATCTACGACTTTGCCATCAACGATCTCGGCATCCGCGCCGGCGCCGATCCGCAGACGTTTGCGCTGGGGCTGC
- a CDS encoding XapX domain-containing protein yields MKLYLVSLAAGILVGVIYALMQVRSPAPPVVALIGLLGMLIGEQVVPPIKRMLAGEPVTAAWFHAECMPKITGTPGPTLNAASKTPADDAAH; encoded by the coding sequence ATGAAGCTCTATCTTGTCTCCCTGGCCGCCGGCATCCTCGTCGGCGTCATCTACGCGCTGATGCAGGTCCGTTCACCCGCGCCGCCGGTGGTGGCGCTGATCGGCCTGCTCGGCATGCTGATCGGCGAACAGGTGGTGCCGCCGATCAAGCGCATGCTGGCCGGCGAACCGGTGACCGCCGCATGGTTCCATGCCGAGTGCATGCCCAAGATCACCGGTACCCCCGGCCCGACGCTGAACGCCGCCAGCAAGACGCCCGCCGACGATGCCGCGCACTAG
- a CDS encoding MFS transporter, whose translation MAEQALRPAPTPANGGTFAPLAQATFAVLWAATILGNIGSFMRDVASAWLATDLSTSPAAVATIQAAATLPVFLLAIPAGVLSDILDRRRFLIAVQVGLAMVSGTLMVLAWRQALTIEILIGMAFLGGIGAAMMGPTWQSIVPELVPQSELKRAVALNALGVNIARAIGPAAGGLLLAAFGAATTYGVDLVSYVFVIAALLWWKRPQRPADPLREHFLGAFRAGLRFTRAHSKLHVVLARAAVHFAFGSSIWALLPLVAKQLLRGGASLYGVLLGAVGLGAILGALLMPRLQRRLDADGMVLLSAIVTAVVMAALCLAPPVWLALPLLLFLGAAWITALTTLGGVAQAILPNWVRGRALAVYQMVFNGAMAAGSLVWGFAAQALGISSGLLVAAGGLLAAALLLHRLRLPRGEEDLGPAQHWPEPEGAGEIAHDRGPVMVLIEYCVRAEDRDAFLRAVHKLSEERLRDGAFNWGVMEDPADPELLTEWFLVESWAEHLRQHRRVPHADADLQREITRFHARETPPRVRHLLGVGLPAAPAAPTAAH comes from the coding sequence ATGGCCGAACAAGCCCTCCGCCCCGCCCCCACGCCCGCCAATGGCGGCACCTTTGCGCCGCTGGCGCAGGCCACCTTCGCGGTGCTGTGGGCCGCGACCATCCTCGGCAACATCGGCAGCTTCATGCGTGACGTCGCCAGCGCCTGGCTGGCCACCGACCTGTCGACCTCTCCCGCCGCGGTCGCCACGATCCAGGCCGCGGCCACGCTGCCGGTGTTCCTGCTGGCGATCCCGGCCGGCGTGCTGTCCGACATCCTCGACCGCCGGCGCTTCCTGATCGCGGTGCAGGTAGGGCTGGCCATGGTCAGCGGCACGCTGATGGTGCTGGCCTGGCGCCAGGCGCTGACGATCGAGATCCTGATCGGCATGGCCTTCCTCGGCGGCATCGGCGCGGCGATGATGGGGCCCACCTGGCAATCGATCGTACCGGAACTGGTGCCGCAATCCGAGCTCAAGCGCGCCGTGGCGCTCAACGCGCTGGGCGTCAACATCGCGCGCGCGATCGGGCCTGCCGCCGGCGGCCTGCTGCTGGCGGCGTTCGGCGCGGCCACCACCTATGGCGTGGACCTGGTCAGCTATGTCTTCGTGATTGCCGCGCTGCTGTGGTGGAAGCGCCCGCAGCGCCCGGCCGATCCGCTGCGCGAGCATTTCCTCGGCGCGTTCCGCGCCGGCCTGCGCTTTACCCGCGCGCACAGCAAGCTGCATGTCGTGCTGGCGCGCGCCGCCGTGCACTTCGCCTTCGGCAGCAGCATCTGGGCCCTGTTGCCGCTGGTGGCGAAGCAGCTGCTGCGGGGCGGCGCCAGTCTCTATGGCGTGCTGCTGGGCGCGGTGGGCCTCGGCGCGATCCTCGGCGCGCTGCTGATGCCGCGCCTGCAGCGGCGTCTCGATGCCGACGGCATGGTGCTGCTGTCGGCCATCGTCACCGCGGTAGTGATGGCGGCGCTGTGCCTGGCGCCGCCGGTGTGGCTGGCGCTGCCGCTGCTGCTGTTCCTCGGCGCCGCCTGGATCACCGCGCTGACCACGCTGGGCGGCGTGGCGCAGGCGATCCTGCCCAACTGGGTGCGCGGCCGCGCGCTGGCGGTCTACCAGATGGTGTTCAACGGCGCGATGGCTGCCGGCAGCCTGGTGTGGGGCTTCGCGGCGCAGGCGCTGGGCATCTCCAGCGGGCTGCTGGTCGCCGCCGGCGGCCTGCTGGCCGCGGCGCTGCTGCTGCACCGGCTGCGGCTGCCGCGCGGCGAGGAAGACCTCGGCCCCGCGCAGCACTGGCCTGAGCCCGAAGGCGCCGGCGAGATCGCGCATGACCGCGGCCCGGTGATGGTGCTGATCGAGTATTGCGTCCGCGCGGAAGATCGCGATGCCTTCCTGCGCGCGGTGCACAAGCTTTCGGAAGAACGGCTGCGCGACGGCGCCTTCAACTGGGGCGTGATGGAAGACCCGGCCGATCCGGAGCTGCTGACCGAGTGGTTCCTGGTCGAGTCCTGGGCCGAACACCTGCGCCAGCACCGCCGCGTGCCGCACGCCGATGCCGACCTGCAGCGCGAAATCACGCGCTTCCATGCGCGCGAGACGCCGCCGCGCGTGCGGCACCTGCTGGGCGTCGGGCTGCCCGCAGCACCGGCAGCGCCGACGGCTGCGCACTGA
- a CDS encoding DoxX family protein: protein MPEPTTTLTPAACGDSTHRLPRWLHWLALLLLCAAYLQGGLVKLADFGGAVAEMQHFGLSPAVPMAVATIVLELGACAMILLGWRRWLGALALAAFTLAATFVANRFWQAPPEARFMMANAFFEHLGLVGGFLLVAWHDLRERARRTQAAQTNR, encoded by the coding sequence ATGCCCGAACCGACTACCACGCTGACGCCGGCTGCCTGCGGCGATTCGACCCACCGGTTGCCGCGCTGGCTGCACTGGCTCGCGCTGTTGCTGCTGTGCGCGGCCTACCTGCAGGGCGGCCTGGTCAAGCTGGCCGACTTCGGCGGCGCGGTCGCGGAGATGCAGCATTTCGGCCTGTCGCCGGCGGTGCCGATGGCGGTCGCCACCATCGTGCTCGAGCTCGGCGCCTGCGCCATGATCCTGCTCGGCTGGCGCCGCTGGCTGGGCGCCCTGGCGCTGGCGGCGTTCACGCTGGCCGCCACCTTCGTCGCCAACCGCTTCTGGCAGGCGCCGCCCGAGGCCAGGTTCATGATGGCCAATGCCTTCTTCGAACACCTGGGACTGGTGGGCGGCTTCCTGCTGGTGGCCTGGCATGACCTGCGCGAACGCGCCCGGCGCACCCAAGCTGCGCAGACCAACCGGTGA
- a CDS encoding amidohydrolase produces MSVTRRQFIASAAALGAAASSEIFAMSPGTPDLILVNGKFATLDKSNPQADAVAVRDGRFVGVGTRQDIMKLAGAQTKVIDLNGRRAIPGLIDSHMHIIRGGLNYNMELRWDGVRSLADAMRMLKDQVARTPAPQWVRVVGGFTEHQFAEKRLPTVEELNAVAPDTPVFILHLYDRAILNGAALRAVGYNKDTPNPPGGEIVRDARGNPTGLLLAKPNATILYATLAKGPKLPPEYQKNSTRHFMREVNRLGVTGVIDAGGGYQNYPEDYSIIEELHQEGQLTVRLAYNLFTQKPKEELNDFKTWTAKVRPGQGDDLYRHNGAGEMLVYTAADFEDFRVERPDMAPSMEADLEPVIRLLAEKRWPWRLHATYDQTISRALDVYEKVAQEIPFDGLNWFFDHAETISDRNIDRIAALGGGIAVQHRMAYQGEYFVERYGARAAEATPPVKKMLEKGVKVGAGTDATRVASYNPWVSLYWLTTGKTVGGMPMYPQANLLDRETALRLWTEANTWFSSEVGKKGQIKVGQLADLAVLSTDYFSVPGDEIQDITSVLTLLGGKVVYGDGDFSKLSPQLPPPMPDWSPVRHVGGYQPRPQARTLAMNTACGCASSCGVHGHAHARAWTSSVPTSDESTFWGALGCSCWAF; encoded by the coding sequence ATGTCAGTTACCCGCCGGCAATTCATCGCCTCCGCCGCCGCGCTCGGCGCGGCCGCCTCCTCGGAGATCTTCGCCATGTCACCAGGCACCCCCGACCTCATCCTCGTCAACGGCAAGTTCGCCACCCTCGACAAGTCCAATCCGCAGGCCGATGCCGTGGCCGTGCGCGACGGGCGCTTTGTCGGCGTCGGCACGCGCCAGGACATCATGAAGCTGGCCGGGGCGCAGACGAAGGTCATCGACCTGAACGGCCGGCGGGCCATTCCCGGGCTGATCGACAGCCACATGCATATCATCCGCGGTGGCCTGAACTACAACATGGAACTGCGCTGGGATGGCGTGCGCTCGCTGGCCGATGCGATGCGGATGCTGAAGGACCAGGTGGCGCGCACCCCGGCGCCGCAATGGGTGCGCGTAGTGGGCGGCTTCACCGAGCACCAGTTCGCCGAGAAGCGCCTGCCCACCGTCGAGGAACTGAACGCGGTGGCGCCCGATACGCCGGTGTTCATCCTGCACCTGTACGACCGCGCCATCCTGAACGGCGCCGCGCTGCGCGCCGTGGGCTACAACAAGGACACACCCAACCCGCCGGGCGGCGAGATCGTGCGCGATGCGCGCGGCAACCCTACCGGCCTGCTGCTGGCCAAGCCCAACGCGACCATCCTGTACGCGACGCTGGCCAAGGGCCCCAAGCTGCCGCCGGAGTACCAGAAGAACTCGACCCGCCATTTCATGCGCGAGGTCAACCGGCTCGGCGTCACCGGCGTGATCGATGCGGGCGGCGGCTACCAGAACTACCCCGAGGACTACAGCATCATCGAGGAACTGCATCAGGAAGGGCAGCTGACGGTGCGGCTCGCCTACAACCTCTTTACGCAGAAGCCCAAGGAAGAGCTCAACGACTTCAAGACCTGGACCGCCAAGGTCAGGCCCGGCCAGGGCGATGACCTGTACCGCCACAACGGCGCCGGCGAGATGCTGGTCTACACCGCCGCCGACTTCGAAGACTTCCGCGTCGAGCGCCCGGACATGGCGCCGTCGATGGAGGCCGACCTGGAGCCGGTGATCCGCCTGCTGGCGGAAAAGCGCTGGCCGTGGCGGCTGCATGCCACCTATGACCAGACCATCTCGCGCGCGCTCGATGTCTACGAGAAGGTCGCGCAGGAGATTCCGTTCGACGGCCTGAACTGGTTCTTCGACCACGCCGAGACCATCTCCGACCGCAATATCGACCGCATTGCCGCGCTGGGTGGCGGCATCGCCGTGCAGCACCGCATGGCCTACCAGGGCGAATACTTCGTCGAGCGCTACGGCGCGCGCGCGGCCGAAGCGACGCCCCCGGTGAAGAAGATGCTGGAGAAAGGCGTCAAGGTCGGCGCCGGCACCGATGCCACGCGCGTGGCCTCGTACAACCCGTGGGTGTCGCTGTACTGGCTCACCACCGGCAAGACCGTGGGCGGCATGCCGATGTACCCGCAGGCCAACCTGCTCGACCGCGAGACCGCGCTGCGGCTGTGGACCGAGGCCAACACCTGGTTCTCGTCCGAGGTCGGCAAGAAGGGCCAGATCAAGGTGGGCCAGCTCGCCGACCTGGCGGTGCTGTCGACGGATTACTTCAGCGTGCCGGGCGACGAGATCCAGGACATCACCTCGGTGCTGACCCTGCTCGGCGGCAAGGTGGTCTATGGCGACGGCGACTTCAGCAAGCTGTCGCCGCAGCTCCCGCCGCCGATGCCGGACTGGTCGCCGGTGCGGCATGTGGGCGGCTACCAGCCGCGGCCGCAGGCACGCACACTGGCGATGAACACCGCGTGCGGCTGCGCCAGCAGCTGCGGCGTGCACGGCCACGCGCATGCCAGGGCCTGGACTTCGAGCGTGCCGACCTCGGACGAAAGCACCTTCTGGGGCGCGCTCGGCTGTTCGTGCTGGGCGTTCTGA
- a CDS encoding alpha/beta fold hydrolase yields the protein MSFITTQDGTRIFYKDWGSGRPVVFSHGWPLNADAWDAQMLFLVQQGFRVIAHDRRGHGRSDQPARGNDMDTYADDLAALLDALDLKDATLVGHSTGGGEVAHYIGRHGTARVARAVLIGAVPPVMLKTTAYPNGLPMAVFDGIRKGVADNRSQFYRDLAVPFFGFNRDGAQASQGTIDAFWAQGMAGGIVGQYACIREFSEVDYTEDLKKIDVPTLILHGDDDQIVPIGNSARLSAEIVKDATLKVYPGASHGMCVINADQVNADLLAFLNA from the coding sequence ATGAGCTTTATCACTACCCAAGACGGTACCCGGATCTTCTACAAGGACTGGGGCTCGGGGCGCCCGGTCGTGTTCTCGCACGGCTGGCCGCTCAATGCCGACGCCTGGGACGCGCAGATGCTGTTCCTGGTGCAGCAGGGCTTCCGCGTGATCGCCCATGACCGCCGCGGCCACGGCCGCTCGGACCAGCCCGCGCGGGGCAACGACATGGACACCTATGCCGACGACCTGGCGGCGCTGCTGGACGCGCTGGACCTGAAGGATGCGACGCTGGTGGGCCACTCCACCGGCGGCGGCGAGGTGGCGCACTACATCGGCCGCCATGGCACCGCACGCGTGGCCAGGGCAGTGCTGATCGGCGCGGTGCCGCCGGTGATGCTGAAGACCACGGCCTACCCCAACGGCCTGCCGATGGCGGTGTTCGACGGCATCCGCAAGGGTGTCGCCGACAACCGCTCGCAGTTCTACCGCGACCTGGCGGTGCCGTTCTTCGGCTTCAACCGCGACGGCGCCCAGGCTTCGCAGGGCACCATCGATGCGTTCTGGGCGCAGGGCATGGCCGGCGGCATCGTCGGCCAGTACGCCTGCATCCGGGAGTTCTCGGAGGTGGACTACACCGAAGACCTGAAGAAGATCGACGTGCCGACGCTGATCCTTCATGGCGACGACGACCAGATCGTGCCGATCGGCAATTCGGCGCGCCTGTCGGCGGAAATCGTGAAGGACGCCACCCTGAAGGTCTACCCGGGTGCCTCGCACGGCATGTGCGTGATCAACGCCGACCAGGTCAATGCCGACCTGCTGGCCTTCCTGAACGCATAA
- a CDS encoding hydrolase encodes MSNPKLEVLTPQNSQLIIIDHQPQMAFGVQSMDRQAMKNNVVGLAKAARIFNIPTTITTVESESFSGFTYPELLDVFPEQKTLERTSMNSWDDQKVRDALKANGRNKVIVAGLWTEVCNTTFALCAMLEGNYEIYMVADASGGTSKEAHDYAMQRMVQAGAVPVTWQQVLLEWQRDWAHRDTYDAVMKLVKEHSGAYGMGVDYAYTMVHKAPQRTATPHESIAPVPAR; translated from the coding sequence ATGTCCAACCCGAAGCTCGAAGTCCTTACCCCGCAGAACAGCCAGCTGATCATCATCGACCATCAGCCGCAGATGGCCTTCGGCGTGCAGTCGATGGACCGGCAGGCCATGAAGAACAACGTGGTCGGCCTGGCCAAGGCCGCCAGGATCTTCAATATCCCGACCACCATCACCACCGTCGAGAGCGAGTCGTTCTCGGGCTTCACCTATCCGGAACTGCTGGACGTGTTCCCGGAGCAGAAGACGCTGGAGCGCACCTCGATGAACTCGTGGGACGACCAGAAGGTGCGCGACGCGCTCAAGGCCAACGGCCGCAACAAGGTGATCGTCGCCGGCCTGTGGACCGAGGTCTGCAACACCACTTTCGCGCTGTGCGCGATGCTGGAAGGCAACTACGAGATCTACATGGTGGCGGATGCTTCGGGCGGCACCAGCAAGGAAGCGCACGACTACGCCATGCAGCGCATGGTGCAGGCCGGCGCCGTGCCGGTGACCTGGCAGCAGGTGCTGCTGGAATGGCAGCGCGACTGGGCCCACCGCGACACCTACGACGCCGTGATGAAGCTGGTCAAGGAGCATTCCGGTGCCTATGGCATGGGCGTCGACTACGCCTACACCATGGTCCACAAGGCGCCGCAACGCACCGCCACGCCGCACGAGTCGATCGCGCCGGTGCCGGCACGCTAA
- a CDS encoding response regulator transcription factor yields MTSPSLEPADTSASDDATVLVVDDDAGLRRALGNLFRSVGLHVALFASAAELLATPLPDTPCCLLLDVRLRGQSGLDLQARLGQLGVHIPIIFMTGYGDIAMTVAAMKAGAEDFMPKPFRDQDLLDAVAAALEKDRLRRDGQRQLESLRTCYQSLTPREGEVMGLAVAGLLNKQIAAEFGISEVTVKIHRGQAMRKMKARTFAELVLMAQQLGLCKVGG; encoded by the coding sequence GTGACATCACCGAGCCTGGAGCCAGCCGACACCAGTGCGAGCGATGACGCGACGGTGCTGGTGGTCGACGACGATGCCGGACTGCGCCGGGCGCTGGGCAACCTGTTCCGCTCGGTCGGCCTGCACGTGGCGTTGTTCGCCTCGGCCGCCGAACTGCTGGCCACGCCCTTGCCCGATACGCCATGCTGCCTGCTGCTCGATGTCAGGCTGCGCGGGCAGAGCGGGCTCGACCTGCAGGCGCGGCTGGGCCAGCTGGGCGTCCACATCCCCATCATCTTCATGACCGGCTACGGCGATATCGCCATGACGGTCGCGGCGATGAAGGCCGGCGCCGAGGACTTCATGCCCAAGCCGTTCCGCGACCAGGACCTGCTCGACGCGGTCGCCGCCGCGCTGGAGAAAGACCGGCTGCGGCGCGATGGGCAGCGCCAGCTCGAGTCGTTGCGCACCTGCTACCAGTCGCTGACCCCGCGCGAAGGCGAGGTCATGGGCCTGGCGGTCGCGGGCCTGCTCAACAAGCAAATCGCCGCTGAGTTCGGCATCAGCGAGGTGACGGTGAAGATCCATCGCGGCCAGGCCATGCGCAAGATGAAGGCGCGCACCTTTGCCGAGCTGGTGCTGATGGCGCAGCAGCTCGGCCTGTGCAAGGTCGGCGGCTGA